In one Dermatophagoides farinae isolate YC_2012a chromosome 4, ASM2471394v1, whole genome shotgun sequence genomic region, the following are encoded:
- the LOC124489955 gene encoding uncharacterized protein LOC124489955 isoform X3, whose translation MREEIEAAVTFLTRLLATKSNPDPGGSGGSAVNSGTSNGSLTSNTNNNNNNNNNNTTTSKCGDSKISTQDSHQTSTATTTTNNSQQLNEEKIKKFSQKLIEILTQRFQNHWYPNNPSKGQGYRCIRINQNCRVDYSIEMACQHAGISYDALRLPVELTLWIDPSEVTCRFGENKGSYCIVAKLGDGRKENFVDSINIDELEQRSIEHRSKTAFENSSRMKMKSLSHLAQHQRHLASMAVGNHLAVAAHLAGSAGVSSTKQQNRQQSPAASLMNQFISTTSASFVNNSVASYHAMNGNGGAGVANGALAAAGSTPNSHHGIGASPVGGAASLTNGFSGVDHHAYASALGATVNGLGPVFGPVSTGGPGSGSASAGPLFPGAAGATGSQTTNQQPGGPAGAPPGPFQPYQSAAQYFFHQQQHVNFQQQQQQQQMAAAAAIQHQGSWSPASGLFGAANSASKFLTGMTGGGAGSPQQQAHPASSSTPPTTSVIGQSRAASLGGVVSSLTSGGFGTNRVQTSSSATTPTNVAVKSNSQTNSNAAGLLTNGGLMSGNGANSNPVGSNSVTANGANPNAPVFVPRANYLYSQFNLSAQPFTPSSLANSKND comes from the exons ATGCGTGAAGAGATTGAAGCGGCTGTTACATTTTTGACTAGGCTTTTGGCCACTAAAAGTAATCCGGATCCTGGTGGATCCGGTGGTAGTGCTGTTAATAGTGGGACGTCAAATGGTTCGTTAACATCTAataccaataataataataataataataataataatacaacgACTTCAAAATGTGGAGATTCAAAAATATCGACACAAGATTCtcatcaaacatcaacagcgacaacaacaacgaataatAGTCAACAATtaaatgaagagaaaatcaaaaaattctcaCAAAAATTAATAGAAATCTTAACACAACGTTTCCAGAATCATTGGTATCCGAATAATCCGTCCAAAGGACAAGGGTATCGTTGTATACGGATTAATCAAAACTGTCGTGTTGATTATTCCATTGAAATGGCCTGTCAACATGCGGGTATTAGTTATGATGCATTACGTTTGCCAGTCGAATTGACATTGTGGATCGATCCATCCGAAGTTACTTGCCG ATTTGGTGAGAATAAAGGATCATATTGTATAGTGGCCAAATTGGGCGATGGTCGTAAAgagaattttgttgattcaatcaatattgatgaattggaaCAACGATCTATCGAACATCGATCGAAAACG gcgtttgaaaattcttcacgtatgaaaatgaaatcccTATCTCATCTGGCACAACATCAAAGACATTTGGCATCGATGGCTGTTGGTAATCATTTGGCTGTTGCTGCCCACTTGGCTGGATCAGCTGGTGTTTCATCgactaaacaacaaaatcgtcAACAATCACCTGCAGCCAGTCtgatgaatcaattcatttcgaCAACATCGGCAAGCTTTGTAAATAATAGTGTCGCTTCTTATCATGCAATGAACGGAAATGGTGGTGCCGGTGTAGCAAATGGAGCACTCGCTGCTGCTGGTTCTACACCTAATTCTCATCATGGAATCGGAGCATCACCAGTTGGTGGCGCTGCATCATTGACCAATGGTTTTAGTggtgttgatcatcatgcaTACGCATCGGCACTTGGTGCCACTGTTAATGGTCTTGGTCCAGTATTTGGTCCAGTTAGTACCGGTGGACCTGGTTCTGGTTCTGCATCAGCTGGACCATTATTTCCTGGAGCAGCCGGTGCTACCGGTTCTCAAACTACGAATCAACAACCTGGTGGACCAGCAGGCGCACCACCTGGACCATTTCAACCTTATCAATCAGCGgcacaatattttttccatcaacaacaacatgtcaattttcagcaacaacaacaacaacagcaaatgGCTGCCGCTGCTGCCATACAACATCAAGGATCATGGTCCCCCGCTTCCGGTTTGTTTGGTGCCGCTAATTCGGCAAGTAAATTTCTAACCGGAATGACAGGCGGTGGTGCTGGttcaccacaacaacaagcacatcccgcatcatcatcgacccCGCCAACAACATCAGTTATTGGTCAATCACGTGCTGCTTCATTGGGTGGTGtagtatcatcattaacatccgGAGGTTTTGGTACGAATCGTgtacaaacatcatcatcagcaacgaCACCAACGAATGTAGCAGTCAAATCGAATAGTCAAACCAATTCGAATGCTGCTGGCCTATTAACCAATGGTGGCCTAATGAGCGGCAATGGAGCCAATTCAAATCCAGTCGGATCGAATTCAGTGACAGCAAATGGTGCGAATCCAAATGCACCGGTATTTGTACCACGTGCAAATTACTTATACTCACAATTTAATCTTTCGGCTCAACCATTCACACCATCATCGTTGGCTAACAGTAAGAACGATTAA
- the LOC124489955 gene encoding uncharacterized protein LOC124489955 isoform X1, with the protein MREEIEAAVTFLTRLLATKSNPDPGGSGGSAVNSGTSNGSLTSNTNNNNNNNNNNTTTSKCGDSKISTQDSHQTSTATTTTNNSQQLNEEKIKKFSQKLIEILTQRFQNHWYPNNPSKGQGYRCIRINQNCRVDYSIEMACQHAGISYDALRLPVELTLWIDPSEVTCRFGENKGSYCIVAKLGDGRKENFVDSINIDELEQRSIEHRSKTAFENSSRMKMKSLSHLAQHQRHLASMAVGNHLAVAAHLAGSAGVSSTKQQNRQQSPAASLMNQFISTTSASFVNNSVASYHAMNGNGGAGVANGALAAAGSTPNSHHGIGASPVGGAASLTNGFSGVDHHAYASALGATVNGLGPVFGPVSTGGPGSGSASAGPLFPGAAGATGSQTTNQQPGGPAGAPPGPFQPYQSAAQYFFHQQQHVNFQQQQQQQQMAAAAAIQHQGSWSPASGLFGAANSASKFLTGMTGGGAGSPQQQAHPASSSTPPTTSVIGQSRAASLGGVVSSLTSGGFGTNRVQTSSSATTPTNVAVKSNSQTNSNAAGLLTNGGLMSGNGANSNPVGSNSVTANGANPNAPVFVPRANYLYSQFNLSAQPFTPSSLANSFGIESTNGSPSSTATSMKDRRTGSSSVSPGIGQTSSSSTSSTVTGGGVSVAATAATATTAGTPLVLR; encoded by the exons ATGCGTGAAGAGATTGAAGCGGCTGTTACATTTTTGACTAGGCTTTTGGCCACTAAAAGTAATCCGGATCCTGGTGGATCCGGTGGTAGTGCTGTTAATAGTGGGACGTCAAATGGTTCGTTAACATCTAataccaataataataataataataataataataatacaacgACTTCAAAATGTGGAGATTCAAAAATATCGACACAAGATTCtcatcaaacatcaacagcgacaacaacaacgaataatAGTCAACAATtaaatgaagagaaaatcaaaaaattctcaCAAAAATTAATAGAAATCTTAACACAACGTTTCCAGAATCATTGGTATCCGAATAATCCGTCCAAAGGACAAGGGTATCGTTGTATACGGATTAATCAAAACTGTCGTGTTGATTATTCCATTGAAATGGCCTGTCAACATGCGGGTATTAGTTATGATGCATTACGTTTGCCAGTCGAATTGACATTGTGGATCGATCCATCCGAAGTTACTTGCCG ATTTGGTGAGAATAAAGGATCATATTGTATAGTGGCCAAATTGGGCGATGGTCGTAAAgagaattttgttgattcaatcaatattgatgaattggaaCAACGATCTATCGAACATCGATCGAAAACG gcgtttgaaaattcttcacgtatgaaaatgaaatcccTATCTCATCTGGCACAACATCAAAGACATTTGGCATCGATGGCTGTTGGTAATCATTTGGCTGTTGCTGCCCACTTGGCTGGATCAGCTGGTGTTTCATCgactaaacaacaaaatcgtcAACAATCACCTGCAGCCAGTCtgatgaatcaattcatttcgaCAACATCGGCAAGCTTTGTAAATAATAGTGTCGCTTCTTATCATGCAATGAACGGAAATGGTGGTGCCGGTGTAGCAAATGGAGCACTCGCTGCTGCTGGTTCTACACCTAATTCTCATCATGGAATCGGAGCATCACCAGTTGGTGGCGCTGCATCATTGACCAATGGTTTTAGTggtgttgatcatcatgcaTACGCATCGGCACTTGGTGCCACTGTTAATGGTCTTGGTCCAGTATTTGGTCCAGTTAGTACCGGTGGACCTGGTTCTGGTTCTGCATCAGCTGGACCATTATTTCCTGGAGCAGCCGGTGCTACCGGTTCTCAAACTACGAATCAACAACCTGGTGGACCAGCAGGCGCACCACCTGGACCATTTCAACCTTATCAATCAGCGgcacaatattttttccatcaacaacaacatgtcaattttcagcaacaacaacaacaacagcaaatgGCTGCCGCTGCTGCCATACAACATCAAGGATCATGGTCCCCCGCTTCCGGTTTGTTTGGTGCCGCTAATTCGGCAAGTAAATTTCTAACCGGAATGACAGGCGGTGGTGCTGGttcaccacaacaacaagcacatcccgcatcatcatcgacccCGCCAACAACATCAGTTATTGGTCAATCACGTGCTGCTTCATTGGGTGGTGtagtatcatcattaacatccgGAGGTTTTGGTACGAATCGTgtacaaacatcatcatcagcaacgaCACCAACGAATGTAGCAGTCAAATCGAATAGTCAAACCAATTCGAATGCTGCTGGCCTATTAACCAATGGTGGCCTAATGAGCGGCAATGGAGCCAATTCAAATCCAGTCGGATCGAATTCAGTGACAGCAAATGGTGCGAATCCAAATGCACCGGTATTTGTACCACGTGCAAATTACTTATACTCACAATTTAATCTTTCGGCTCAACCATTCACACCATCATCGTTGGCTAACA GTTTCGGTattgaatcaacaaatggttcaccatcatcaacagcaacatcaaTGAAAGATCGTCGTACTGGATCATCATCCGTATCACCGGGTATTGgccaaacatcatcatcatcgacatcatcaacTGTTACAGGTGGAGGTGTTAGCGTGGCTGctacagcagcaacagctaCAACTGCTGGTACACCACTAGTGTTACGATAA
- the LOC124489955 gene encoding uncharacterized protein LOC124489955 isoform X2 has protein sequence MREEIEAAVTFLTRLLATKSNPDPGGSGGSAVNSGTSNDSKISTQDSHQTSTATTTTNNSQQLNEEKIKKFSQKLIEILTQRFQNHWYPNNPSKGQGYRCIRINQNCRVDYSIEMACQHAGISYDALRLPVELTLWIDPSEVTCRFGENKGSYCIVAKLGDGRKENFVDSINIDELEQRSIEHRSKTAFENSSRMKMKSLSHLAQHQRHLASMAVGNHLAVAAHLAGSAGVSSTKQQNRQQSPAASLMNQFISTTSASFVNNSVASYHAMNGNGGAGVANGALAAAGSTPNSHHGIGASPVGGAASLTNGFSGVDHHAYASALGATVNGLGPVFGPVSTGGPGSGSASAGPLFPGAAGATGSQTTNQQPGGPAGAPPGPFQPYQSAAQYFFHQQQHVNFQQQQQQQQMAAAAAIQHQGSWSPASGLFGAANSASKFLTGMTGGGAGSPQQQAHPASSSTPPTTSVIGQSRAASLGGVVSSLTSGGFGTNRVQTSSSATTPTNVAVKSNSQTNSNAAGLLTNGGLMSGNGANSNPVGSNSVTANGANPNAPVFVPRANYLYSQFNLSAQPFTPSSLANSFGIESTNGSPSSTATSMKDRRTGSSSVSPGIGQTSSSSTSSTVTGGGVSVAATAATATTAGTPLVLR, from the exons ATGCGTGAAGAGATTGAAGCGGCTGTTACATTTTTGACTAGGCTTTTGGCCACTAAAAGTAATCCGGATCCTGGTGGATCCGGTGGTAGTGCTGTTAATAGTGGGACGTCAAATG ATTCAAAAATATCGACACAAGATTCtcatcaaacatcaacagcgacaacaacaacgaataatAGTCAACAATtaaatgaagagaaaatcaaaaaattctcaCAAAAATTAATAGAAATCTTAACACAACGTTTCCAGAATCATTGGTATCCGAATAATCCGTCCAAAGGACAAGGGTATCGTTGTATACGGATTAATCAAAACTGTCGTGTTGATTATTCCATTGAAATGGCCTGTCAACATGCGGGTATTAGTTATGATGCATTACGTTTGCCAGTCGAATTGACATTGTGGATCGATCCATCCGAAGTTACTTGCCG ATTTGGTGAGAATAAAGGATCATATTGTATAGTGGCCAAATTGGGCGATGGTCGTAAAgagaattttgttgattcaatcaatattgatgaattggaaCAACGATCTATCGAACATCGATCGAAAACG gcgtttgaaaattcttcacgtatgaaaatgaaatcccTATCTCATCTGGCACAACATCAAAGACATTTGGCATCGATGGCTGTTGGTAATCATTTGGCTGTTGCTGCCCACTTGGCTGGATCAGCTGGTGTTTCATCgactaaacaacaaaatcgtcAACAATCACCTGCAGCCAGTCtgatgaatcaattcatttcgaCAACATCGGCAAGCTTTGTAAATAATAGTGTCGCTTCTTATCATGCAATGAACGGAAATGGTGGTGCCGGTGTAGCAAATGGAGCACTCGCTGCTGCTGGTTCTACACCTAATTCTCATCATGGAATCGGAGCATCACCAGTTGGTGGCGCTGCATCATTGACCAATGGTTTTAGTggtgttgatcatcatgcaTACGCATCGGCACTTGGTGCCACTGTTAATGGTCTTGGTCCAGTATTTGGTCCAGTTAGTACCGGTGGACCTGGTTCTGGTTCTGCATCAGCTGGACCATTATTTCCTGGAGCAGCCGGTGCTACCGGTTCTCAAACTACGAATCAACAACCTGGTGGACCAGCAGGCGCACCACCTGGACCATTTCAACCTTATCAATCAGCGgcacaatattttttccatcaacaacaacatgtcaattttcagcaacaacaacaacaacagcaaatgGCTGCCGCTGCTGCCATACAACATCAAGGATCATGGTCCCCCGCTTCCGGTTTGTTTGGTGCCGCTAATTCGGCAAGTAAATTTCTAACCGGAATGACAGGCGGTGGTGCTGGttcaccacaacaacaagcacatcccgcatcatcatcgacccCGCCAACAACATCAGTTATTGGTCAATCACGTGCTGCTTCATTGGGTGGTGtagtatcatcattaacatccgGAGGTTTTGGTACGAATCGTgtacaaacatcatcatcagcaacgaCACCAACGAATGTAGCAGTCAAATCGAATAGTCAAACCAATTCGAATGCTGCTGGCCTATTAACCAATGGTGGCCTAATGAGCGGCAATGGAGCCAATTCAAATCCAGTCGGATCGAATTCAGTGACAGCAAATGGTGCGAATCCAAATGCACCGGTATTTGTACCACGTGCAAATTACTTATACTCACAATTTAATCTTTCGGCTCAACCATTCACACCATCATCGTTGGCTAACA GTTTCGGTattgaatcaacaaatggttcaccatcatcaacagcaacatcaaTGAAAGATCGTCGTACTGGATCATCATCCGTATCACCGGGTATTGgccaaacatcatcatcatcgacatcatcaacTGTTACAGGTGGAGGTGTTAGCGTGGCTGctacagcagcaacagctaCAACTGCTGGTACACCACTAGTGTTACGATAA